The bacterium nucleotide sequence CCAATGCTCCGCAGAACAAGGTAGTCAAGCATTATTTAGAGGCGTTTGATTATGGTGGGGAGGATACAGTAGGGAGTACTAAGGCATTAAAGGGAAATTATACCGAGTTAGTAGAAGAAATAGAGAAGGTATTAAAGGCATATTATGGGGAAGATAAGTGGCAAGAGGGTAAATTAATCTTAGTTGGGCATTCACAAGGAGGTTTGATTGCCAGAGATTATTTACAACGGAATCCTGATAATGCTAAATACATCAAACGCCTTGTAACTATTGGTACTCCTCATTATGGTAGTCACTGGTTGGCTAATATATCAGCTATGGCAATGCAAGATCCATCTCTTTCACCGGGTACAAAGCCTAACTGGTTGGGTAAAATAATAAAAGCTTTTGACCAAACATTCAGAAACAATATAAAAGCAGTAGAACGAGGTGATGCTGCGG carries:
- a CDS encoding alpha/beta fold hydrolase, which produces MKKFNLCILLLCILNSKVSAEEFTWGSCTTYAPYPVLFIHGINANSLTWDTATKELEKYFGYRWVQFNKPTEPITKEKPAVTYDETKPNAPQNKVVKHYLEAFDYGGEDTVGSTKALKGNYTELVEEIEKVLKAYYGEDKWQEGKLILVGHSQGGLIARDYLQRNPDNAKYIKRLVTIGTPHYGSHWLANISAMAMQDPSLSPGTKPNWLGKIIKAFDQTFRNNIKAVERGDAAVKDLLPNSEYLKELNRLSIPKDIEYVCLVGQVAIPGPPFTCDSDGIVMGYSQRVDCY